A portion of the Musa acuminata AAA Group cultivar baxijiao chromosome BXJ1-1, Cavendish_Baxijiao_AAA, whole genome shotgun sequence genome contains these proteins:
- the LOC135593740 gene encoding glycerol-3-phosphate 2-O-acyltransferase 4-like, translated as MPAEGRKSFPYVSRCDLSGREAHVAAADLDGTLLVSRSSFPYFFLLAVEAGSLLRGAALLLLSPLILLVYKLFSEAAGIQMLIYVAVAGLRARDVELAARAVLPRFYAADVRADSWRAFRACGRRRVLVTANPRVMVEAFARECLGADKVLGTELEVDERTGRATGRVAEGGVLVGPRKKEAVEREFGAAPPDLGLGDRESDHDFMALCKEAYMVPPDPKAARVPPEQLDSLIVFHDGRLVQRPDPPVALLVLLWLPLGFALALFRVFFNLLVPGPFVRHTYRRTGIRLSIRGSPPPPPSPGSPGSLFVCNHRTALDPILVSVALGRLVSCVTYSVSRFSTTLSPIPAIALSRDRAVDAARIAALLKEGDLVICPEGTTCREPFLLRFSSLFAELSDRIVPVAINTRLSMFHATTVRGFKFMDPYFFFMNPRPTYEVTFLEPLREEQTCKGGRSPVEVANHVQKVIAGALGFECTALTRKDKYMKLGGNDGDIRSLSSSFKND; from the exons ATGCCTGCGGAGGGTCGCAAGAGCTTCCCCTATGTGTCACGGTGCGATCTTTCTGGCCGCGAGGCGCACGTCGCCGCGGCCGACCTTGACGGTACCCTTCTCGTCTCCAGGAGCTCCTTCCCTTACTTCTTCCTTCTCGCGGTGGAGGCCGGCAGCCTCCTCCGCGGCGCCGCCCTGCTCCTCCTCTCGCCGCTGATCCTCCTCGTGTACAAGCTCTTCTCCGAGGCGGCCGGCATCCAGATGCTCATCTACGTGGCGGTGGCGGGGCTGCGGGCCCGGGACGTGGAGCTGGCGGCGCGGGCGGTGCTGCCGCGGTTCTACGCTGCTGACGTGCGGGCGGACAGCTGGCGGGCGTTCCGGGCGTGCGGGCGGCGGCGGGTGCTGGTGACGGCGAACCCGAGGGTGATGGTGGAGGCGTTCGCGAGGGAGTGTCTGGGGGCGGACAAGGTGCTGGGGACGGAATTGGAGGTGGACGAGAGGACGGGGAGAGCCACGGGGAGGGTGGCGGAGGGCGGCGTGCTCGTGGGTCCGCGGAAGAAGGAGGCGGTGGAGAGGGAGTTCGGGGCGGCGCCGCCGGACTTGGGCCTCGGCGACCGGGAGTCCGACCACGACTTCATGGCTCTCTGCAAG GAAGCTTACATGGTTCCCCCGGACCCGAAGGCCGCTCGTGTCCCGCCGGAGCAGCTCGACTCGCTCATCGTCTTCCACGACGGCCGCCTGGTCCAGAGGCCCGACCCCCCCGTCGCCCTCCTCGTCCTGCTCTGGCTCCCCCTCGGCTTCGCCCTCGCGCTGTTCCGCGTCTTCTTCAACCTTCTCGTTCCCGGCCCCTTCGTCCGCCACACCTACCGCCGCACTGGCATCCGCCTCTCCATCCGCGGCTCCCCGCCCCCGCCGCCCTCCCCGGGCTCCCCCGGTTCCCTCTTCGTCTGCAATCACCGCACCGCCCTCGACCCCATCCTCGTCAGCGTCGCCCTCGGCCGCCTCGTCTCCTGCGTCACCTACAGCGTCAGCCGCTTCTCCACCACCCTATCCCCCATCCCCGCCATCGCCCTCTCCCGCGACCGCGCCGTCGACGCCGCCCGCATCGCAGCTCTCCTCAAGGAGGGCGACCTCGTCATCTGCCCCGAGGGGACCACCTGCCGAGAGCCGTTCCTGCTGCGGTTCAGCTCGCTGTTCGCTGAGCTGAGCGACAGGATCGTGCCGGTGGCGATCAACACGAGGCTCAGCATGTTCCACGCGACAACGGTGAGGGGATTCAAGTTCATGGACCCCTACTTCTTCTTCATGAACCCGAGGCCGACGTACGAGGTGACCTTCCTGGAGCCGCTGCGGGAGGAGCAGACGTGCAAGGGCGGGAGGAGCCCGGTGGAGGTGGCGAACCACGTGCAGAAGGTGATCGCCGGGGCGCTCGGCTTCGAGTGCACCGCCCTCACAAGGAAGGACAAGTACATGAAGCTCGGCGGGAACGACGGCGACATCCGATCGCTGTCGTCGTCCTTCAAGAACGATTGA
- the LOC103980028 gene encoding uncharacterized protein LOC103980028 produces MGRTKKQGVLRANQAIYQGATLREENTGVKQVDVSSILRMQHLQRLATWASKEARVAPLAAFLGERLASKAEASGIPLDPSTLLCERCETILQPGNSCSVRIEKVTNKRRRRVNKSRFPRQNNVIYTCHFCSHRNLKPGTAKGHVHALLDAHPGHTSSRSNSYGPMSEIKGDSGVATKVLQHDAAAGSVEPELNSGLNSSGPDTNAAAGSVATKSPVTPLMKLINKSNKKRKKADDSTTNNSLATADSGRAIGGSSKRRRKGWSSLKEIVESSESKNDRSISNLAIPFLLA; encoded by the exons ATGGGCAGGACAAAAAAGCAGGGTGTCTTACGAGCCAACCAAGCAATATATCAAGGGGCAACACTTCGTGAGGAGAACACTGGTGTAAAACAAGTGGACGTGAGTTCTATCTTGAGGATGCAGCATCTTCAGCGTTTGGCAACATGGGCTAGTAAAGAAGCTAGAGTGGCTCCTCTTGCTGCATTTTTGGGAGAACGGTTGGCTTCTAAGGCAGAAGCTTCAGGGATTCCTCTGGACCCATCAACTCTTCTTTGTGAGAG ATGTGAAACCATCTTGCAGCCTGGGAACAGCTGCAGTGTACGAATAGAAAAAGTTACCAACAAGAGAAGACGACGGGTTAATAAGTCACGATTTCCCCGACAGAACAATGTAATCTACACATGTCATTTCTGTTCTCACCGTAACCTAAAACCAGGCACTGCAAAAGGCCATGTCCATGCTCTATTGGATGCACATCCAGGTCATACCTCTTCAAGATCAAATTCCTATGGCCCCATGAGTGAGATAAAAGGCGACTCTGGTGTGGCCACCAAGGTGCTTCAACATGATGCTGCAGCAGGATCTGTTGAACCGGAACTCAACTCTGGGTTGAACTCTAGCGGTCCTGATACTAATGCTGCAGCTGGATCTGTTGCTACCAAGAGCCCCGTTACTCCACTAATGAAGCTGATCAATAAATCcaacaagaagaggaagaaggctgATGACTCGACAACCAACAACAGTTTGGCGACTGCTGATTCGGGACGAGCGATTGGAGGCTCTAGCAAGCGGCGAAGAAAAGGATGGTCTAGCTTGAAGGAGATCGTTGAGAGCAGCGAGTCAAAGAACGACAGAAGTATTAGTAATCTTGCTATTCCATTTCTTCTCGCTTAA